Proteins from a genomic interval of Actinoalloteichus hymeniacidonis:
- a CDS encoding cupin domain-containing protein, which produces MAAESSPYRDGDALLLPGGVGVSQLEVYDWPTADDSHGGSPHMHLTCTEAYVVVAGTGAVQTLTASGAQESELRAGTTLWFTPGTIHRLINRDGLRIVVVMQNNGLPEAGDAVFTFPTEILDDPAAYAEAATLPDPAVAGQAAAEAAARARRDLAIEGFGALRAESAAGNEDALRRFHQQALTLVGDKLAGWRERWQAGALAEAERTGEQLTALQAGDVSRLAAAEIRRIVPGEDRRLGMCGRLTTYPIERAAEVRPE; this is translated from the coding sequence GTGGCCGCCGAATCGAGTCCGTATCGGGATGGAGACGCGCTGCTGCTGCCCGGCGGCGTCGGGGTGTCGCAGTTGGAGGTCTACGACTGGCCGACCGCCGACGACAGCCACGGCGGCTCGCCGCACATGCACCTCACCTGCACCGAGGCCTACGTGGTGGTGGCGGGCACCGGCGCGGTCCAGACATTGACCGCCTCGGGCGCGCAGGAGAGCGAACTGCGGGCGGGCACCACGCTGTGGTTCACCCCCGGCACCATCCACCGACTGATCAATCGGGACGGCCTGCGCATCGTGGTCGTCATGCAGAACAACGGGCTGCCCGAGGCCGGCGACGCGGTGTTCACCTTCCCGACCGAGATCCTCGACGATCCGGCCGCCTACGCCGAGGCCGCTACGCTGCCCGATCCGGCGGTCGCCGGGCAGGCCGCCGCCGAGGCTGCCGCCCGAGCCCGCCGCGACCTGGCGATCGAGGGTTTCGGCGCGCTGCGCGCGGAGTCCGCGGCGGGCAACGAGGACGCACTGCGCCGCTTCCACCAGCAGGCGCTGACCCTGGTGGGGGACAAACTCGCCGGCTGGCGGGAACGCTGGCAGGCGGGCGCGCTGGCCGAGGCCGAGCGCACCGGGGAGCAGTTGACGGCGCTGCAAGCGGGCGACGTCTCGCGGCTGGCGGCGGCGGAGATCCGCCGGATCGTGCCCGGCGAGGATCGCAGGCTGGGCATGTGCGGCAGGCTCACCACCTACCCGATCGAGCGGGCCGCCGAGGTGCGGCCGGAGTAG
- a CDS encoding DUF6807 domain-containing protein yields the protein MGILHVRHELGTEIVVDAAGVEILSYVYRPDPIAFESPKPYCHPLRTLAGDVVTDYRPNDHRWHKGLQLTASHVSGDNFWGGVSYVRDEGYVVKDNIGRMRHDGFDLVDARCDRLDIVERLTWISSGDEVWAEEVRRIAVHDVDLDDDSWTLTWHSAITNVRGEELRFGSPTTEGREMAGYTGLAWRGPRAFRDGTVRTPHGHDASSLMGQPADWVAYIGEHDEVDRHSTVVFQEGPRNAVRPAHWFVRNDPFAVVNPSWAFHEELILAPGEVLDREYRMVVGIGDWPQERITSTLADRSWD from the coding sequence GTGGGGATCCTGCACGTACGACACGAGTTGGGTACCGAGATCGTGGTCGACGCGGCCGGGGTGGAGATCCTCTCCTACGTCTACCGCCCGGACCCCATCGCCTTCGAATCGCCCAAGCCGTACTGCCATCCCCTACGGACGCTGGCGGGCGACGTGGTGACCGACTACCGGCCCAATGATCACCGCTGGCACAAGGGCCTACAGCTCACCGCGTCCCACGTCTCCGGCGACAACTTCTGGGGCGGGGTCAGCTATGTCCGCGACGAGGGCTACGTCGTCAAGGACAACATCGGCCGGATGCGCCACGACGGCTTCGACCTCGTCGACGCACGCTGCGATCGGCTGGACATCGTCGAACGGCTGACCTGGATCAGCTCCGGCGACGAGGTCTGGGCCGAGGAGGTGCGTCGGATCGCCGTGCACGACGTCGATCTCGACGACGATTCCTGGACGTTGACCTGGCACAGCGCGATCACGAACGTGCGCGGCGAGGAACTCCGGTTCGGCAGCCCCACCACCGAGGGCCGCGAGATGGCCGGCTACACCGGCCTGGCCTGGCGTGGTCCTCGCGCGTTCCGCGACGGGACGGTGCGCACCCCGCACGGGCACGACGCGAGCAGCCTGATGGGGCAGCCTGCCGACTGGGTGGCGTACATCGGCGAGCACGACGAGGTCGACCGGCATTCGACCGTGGTGTTCCAGGAGGGCCCGCGCAACGCGGTGCGTCCGGCGCACTGGTTCGTTCGCAACGACCCGTTCGCGGTGGTCAATCCCAGTTGGGCCTTCCACGAGGAGCTGATCCTGGCACCCGGGGAGGTCCTGGACCGGGAATACCGCATGGTGGTGGGTATCGGCGACTGGCCGCAAGAGCGCATCACCAGCACCCTGGCCGACCGAAGCTGGGACTGA
- a CDS encoding helix-turn-helix transcriptional regulator, producing MRAARLISLVLLLQARSRMTAGELAAELEVSERTVYRDVLALNAAGIPVYADRGASGGYRLLGGYQTRLTGLDSVEAQALFLSGLGRTLDELGLGDQAGSARRKVSAALPAALRDAADDAARRFHLDAPRWFDESTAPPLLGELAKAVWQDQLVVGGYLRSDRQVERELAPLALVLKNGVWYLVARVAADHRVYRVDRFVRVEPLPTRFVRDDSFDLGEFWRNRSAEFVRQMLTIPVTLRITAAGARSLPKVMDPTASKKALAEAGEPDEHGLRTVTVPVESIEIGIDILYGLGPEAEVLDPPEIRAGLAEAAERLSRLYRS from the coding sequence ATGCGCGCGGCACGGCTGATCTCACTGGTCTTGCTACTCCAGGCCAGGTCGCGGATGACGGCGGGCGAGCTGGCCGCCGAATTGGAGGTCTCGGAGCGCACCGTCTATCGGGACGTCCTCGCGCTCAACGCCGCCGGGATCCCGGTGTACGCCGACCGGGGCGCCTCGGGTGGCTACCGCCTGTTGGGCGGCTATCAGACCAGGCTCACCGGATTGGACTCGGTCGAGGCACAGGCCCTGTTCCTCTCCGGGCTGGGTCGCACGCTGGACGAACTGGGGCTGGGCGATCAGGCGGGGAGCGCTCGGCGCAAGGTGTCCGCGGCCCTGCCTGCCGCGTTGCGGGACGCCGCCGACGACGCGGCACGTCGGTTTCATCTGGACGCGCCGCGCTGGTTCGACGAGTCGACCGCCCCGCCGTTGCTCGGCGAGCTGGCCAAGGCTGTCTGGCAGGACCAGCTGGTGGTCGGTGGTTACCTGCGGTCCGATCGCCAGGTCGAGCGGGAACTGGCCCCGCTCGCCCTGGTGTTGAAGAACGGCGTCTGGTACCTGGTGGCGCGGGTCGCGGCGGATCACCGCGTCTACCGGGTGGACCGGTTCGTCCGGGTCGAACCGCTGCCGACGCGGTTCGTTCGGGACGACTCCTTCGACCTCGGCGAGTTCTGGCGGAACAGGTCGGCCGAGTTCGTCCGGCAGATGCTCACGATCCCGGTGACCCTGCGGATCACGGCCGCCGGGGCGAGATCCCTGCCGAAGGTGATGGACCCGACGGCCTCCAAGAAGGCCCTGGCCGAGGCGGGAGAACCCGACGAGCACGGTCTGCGGACGGTGACCGTGCCCGTCGAGTCCATCGAGATCGGGATCGACATCCTGTACGGACTGGGCCCCGAGGCGGAGGTACTCGACCCACCGGAGATTCGCGCCGGCCTGGCCGAGGCC